In Bacteroidota bacterium, a genomic segment contains:
- a CDS encoding 4Fe-4S dicluster domain-containing protein: MSHDHHHEEETTGFDRRSFLKLAGFSFGAILAGCQEGKLEKAIPFLIQPEEVTPGLAYWYSTTCHGCSAACGVLAKNRDGRPVKLEGNPDHPLSRGGLCAIGQASLLTVYDSQRLRAPHAGGKQITWEELDAAVMDALARHAPSGIRILTGTINSPATLAVINRFLARYGNARHIQYDAISTSAILDAHALSHGVRVLPHYRFDKAKTIVSFAADFLGSWISAVEFTAAYRKGRSLEGTPPKFSRHIHIESALSLTGSNADKRIAVSPGEMQASVKLLMMNLLKKSGTPASVAAPNLAFADQIEEIAGELWNARGESLVVCGANDTHTQLMVNVINQLLGNYGSTLDVERPSLQAKGNDAELNSLLDEIESGQVGILITAGCNPVYDLPVGTSLGEKLATLPLTIALSDRLDETASAARFALPLPHPLEGWNDAEPVAGVVAVTQPVMQSLSNGRSLAESLARWMGEKKTAYELIREEWNATIFKRATGATTFEKFWNDAVMTGVAQANPPPVKASFKQSVIADTLNEPASTETGSMMLVLQPSLTMLDGRHAHNPWLHELPDPVTKIVWDNYASLSQRAALRLGVVKGDIVTITTDDGKRIALPVHIQPGQHEGVVAVAFGYGRKGTDRFFDIGPKWMQSRPTVEKGHLVGVNAAPLLAFVNGSLQYAGRNVTLAPTSRSVELVATQEYDSLYNPDLLGKPTTERRPIVQETTLAAYTKDPSAGSFDKHEIVSMWSDDHKYTGHHWGMAIDLTACTGCSACVVSCQAENNIPVVGKDEVRRNREMTWIRIDRYYDESDGNFSVAHQPMMCQHCGNAPCETVCPVLATVHNDEGLNQQIYNRCVGTRYCANNCPYKIRRFNWFHYYRGDDMQRMVLNPDVTVRDRGVMEKCSFCVQRIQLAKIEAKRDGRPVKDGDVQPACAQSCPAKAIMFGDMNDPKSTIAAQMKDPRYYRVLEEIGVKPSVGYMTLVHDREETKEVTHG, from the coding sequence ATGAGTCACGATCATCATCATGAAGAAGAGACAACGGGATTTGACCGCCGGTCGTTTTTGAAGCTGGCGGGATTCTCGTTCGGCGCAATCCTTGCCGGATGTCAGGAAGGAAAGCTTGAGAAAGCGATTCCGTTTCTGATACAACCGGAGGAAGTGACACCCGGGCTCGCGTACTGGTACTCGACAACATGTCATGGTTGCAGCGCGGCATGCGGCGTCTTGGCAAAGAACCGTGACGGCCGTCCGGTCAAACTTGAAGGGAACCCGGATCACCCGCTTTCACGCGGCGGCTTATGCGCTATCGGGCAGGCGTCGCTTCTAACAGTGTACGACTCGCAGCGTTTGCGCGCACCACACGCAGGAGGCAAGCAGATTACGTGGGAGGAACTCGACGCAGCAGTGATGGACGCGCTTGCGCGTCATGCCCCATCCGGCATCCGCATTCTCACCGGAACGATCAACAGTCCCGCAACGCTCGCGGTCATCAACCGCTTTCTCGCCCGCTACGGCAATGCGAGGCACATCCAGTACGATGCGATTTCAACTTCGGCGATACTCGACGCACACGCGCTAAGTCACGGCGTGCGCGTTCTGCCGCATTACCGTTTCGATAAAGCGAAGACGATCGTCAGCTTTGCGGCGGATTTTCTGGGGAGCTGGATTTCGGCCGTTGAGTTCACTGCTGCGTACAGGAAGGGCCGCTCGCTTGAAGGCACGCCGCCGAAATTCTCCCGTCATATCCACATCGAATCGGCACTCTCGCTCACGGGCAGTAACGCGGACAAACGCATCGCCGTCTCGCCCGGTGAAATGCAGGCATCCGTCAAGCTCTTGATGATGAATCTGTTGAAGAAGTCGGGCACGCCCGCTTCTGTAGCTGCACCCAATCTTGCGTTCGCTGACCAGATCGAGGAAATTGCCGGGGAGTTGTGGAACGCACGCGGCGAATCACTCGTGGTATGCGGCGCAAATGATACGCACACGCAATTGATGGTAAACGTCATCAACCAACTGCTCGGCAACTACGGCAGCACGTTAGATGTCGAACGCCCGTCATTGCAGGCGAAGGGAAATGACGCAGAGTTGAATTCATTGCTCGATGAGATTGAGTCGGGCCAAGTCGGCATCCTCATCACCGCGGGCTGTAATCCGGTGTATGATCTTCCTGTTGGAACTTCGCTTGGGGAGAAGTTGGCAACTCTGCCGCTGACGATCGCGCTTTCCGACCGGCTTGATGAAACCGCGTCGGCGGCACGGTTTGCGTTACCGCTTCCGCATCCGCTTGAAGGTTGGAACGATGCGGAGCCTGTTGCCGGCGTTGTCGCTGTCACGCAGCCTGTCATGCAATCCCTCTCGAACGGGCGTTCGCTTGCAGAATCATTGGCCCGGTGGATGGGTGAGAAGAAGACAGCATACGAATTGATTCGTGAAGAATGGAACGCTACCATCTTCAAGCGTGCAACCGGCGCAACGACGTTCGAGAAGTTCTGGAACGACGCTGTGATGACAGGTGTCGCGCAAGCCAATCCGCCGCCGGTCAAAGCATCATTCAAACAATCTGTAATTGCTGACACGTTGAACGAACCGGCGTCAACCGAAACGGGATCAATGATGCTCGTTCTGCAGCCGTCACTCACGATGCTCGACGGCCGGCACGCACACAATCCGTGGCTGCACGAATTGCCCGACCCGGTGACGAAGATTGTATGGGATAATTACGCGTCCCTTTCGCAACGCGCTGCGCTGCGACTCGGTGTTGTAAAAGGGGACATCGTCACCATCACGACCGATGACGGTAAACGCATTGCACTTCCGGTGCACATTCAGCCCGGCCAGCATGAGGGTGTAGTTGCCGTTGCGTTCGGCTATGGGCGCAAAGGAACTGACCGGTTCTTCGATATCGGTCCGAAGTGGATGCAGTCCCGACCAACGGTTGAAAAGGGACATCTTGTCGGCGTGAATGCCGCGCCGCTGCTCGCCTTCGTGAACGGCTCGCTGCAATACGCGGGGCGCAACGTCACACTCGCGCCGACCAGCCGGAGTGTCGAGTTGGTTGCAACGCAGGAGTATGATTCTCTCTACAATCCCGATCTGTTAGGCAAGCCAACCACCGAACGGCGGCCAATCGTGCAGGAGACAACGCTCGCCGCATACACCAAGGATCCCTCCGCCGGAAGTTTCGACAAGCATGAGATCGTTTCGATGTGGTCGGACGATCACAAGTACACGGGGCATCATTGGGGAATGGCGATTGACCTGACGGCGTGTACGGGCTGCTCGGCGTGTGTCGTGAGTTGTCAGGCGGAAAACAACATTCCGGTTGTGGGAAAAGACGAAGTCCGTCGCAACCGGGAAATGACATGGATTCGCATTGACCGCTACTACGATGAATCGGACGGCAACTTCTCCGTTGCCCACCAGCCGATGATGTGTCAGCATTGCGGCAACGCGCCGTGCGAAACCGTCTGCCCCGTGCTTGCGACAGTGCACAACGACGAAGGGTTGAATCAACAGATTTATAACCGGTGCGTCGGAACACGCTACTGCGCCAACAACTGTCCGTACAAAATCCGCCGCTTCAACTGGTTCCACTACTACCGCGGCGATGATATGCAGCGGATGGTGCTGAATCCGGACGTGACCGTGCGTGACCGCGGCGTGATGGAGAAATGTTCGTTCTGCGTTCAGCGGATTCAGCTTGCGAAAATCGAAGCGAAGCGCGACGGCCGTCCGGTGAAGGATGGCGACGTGCAACCTGCGTGCGCACAATCGTGTCCTGCAAAAGCCATTATGTTTGGAGACATGAACGATCCGAAGAGCACAATTGCAGCACAGATGAAGGACCCCCGCTATTATCGCGTGTTGGAAGAAATCGGCGTGAAACCCTCGGTGGGATATATGACACTTGTGCACGACCGTGAGGAGACGAAGGAGGTGACACATGGCTGA
- a CDS encoding cytochrome c3 family protein — MNWLKSRLLTVILGVAVLLAGSVFMTSFTYNIKLPDNHQGYEPVQPIAYSHRLHAGELGIDCMHCHGGAERSKNAGIPPVNTCMNCHKFVTAPWVDVKAEGDVADKEKRKPREVVSPELKKLYEHMSRDSALAASATPVEWVRVHNLPAYVYFNHSAHVNAGVSCQKCHGAVETMERVRQVSDLSMGWCVNCHRDANINGINGMQVKASTDCVTCHH, encoded by the coding sequence ATGAACTGGTTGAAGAGTCGACTTCTTACAGTAATTCTCGGTGTCGCTGTGTTGCTTGCCGGAAGTGTCTTTATGACCTCCTTCACCTATAACATCAAGCTTCCGGACAATCATCAGGGCTACGAACCTGTGCAACCTATTGCCTACTCGCATCGGCTCCATGCCGGAGAGTTGGGCATCGACTGCATGCACTGTCACGGCGGAGCCGAGCGAAGCAAGAATGCCGGCATTCCCCCGGTCAACACATGCATGAACTGTCACAAATTTGTGACCGCACCATGGGTTGACGTGAAGGCGGAAGGTGATGTGGCGGACAAAGAAAAGCGCAAGCCGCGTGAAGTCGTCTCGCCCGAATTGAAGAAATTGTATGAACACATGAGCCGCGACAGCGCTTTGGCGGCAAGCGCAACGCCGGTTGAATGGGTGAGAGTTCACAATCTTCCGGCGTACGTCTATTTCAATCATAGCGCACATGTCAATGCGGGTGTCTCGTGTCAGAAATGCCACGGCGCCGTCGAGACGATGGAGCGTGTGCGCCAGGTCTCCGACCTCTCAATGGGCTGGTGTGTGAATTGCCACCGTGACGCAAATATCAACGGCATCAACGGGATGCAAGTGAAGGCGTCAACTGATTGTGTGACGTGTCATCATTAG
- a CDS encoding alginate export family protein codes for MRLLAFFLLLAAVPASSQDFSPSFRWMGDIRIRSEVDMRDCNQRTHANTYTLLRTRLGLEARPLEDVRILIQARDSRVFGQETSTLSDSRNLDLHQGYVELTKLFLDELTLRLGRQELSYGNERMVGTVGWHNVGRVFDGGLARFDIPSFMLDLFAMNTGEVQPYAPVATPPAVQPVSDEGSNFFGSYLSIKNIPEHTVSGYLLYEWNRSLSSGATELQRFTAGSHVKGKANALDYECEFAYQGGKRRATNISAYMLTGGVGYSFEGSVFSRVAAGYELLSGLSGGTTYKSFDPAFHTGHKFYGYMDYFINIPAQTLDRGLTDLMIRSTITPSEKLSLNIWFHHFAYHQSIAGQRTLGQEIDVVLTLRYNRNVNFEVGTSVFLPASAMRQRFNGSDAAFWGYLLTMVTF; via the coding sequence ATGCGCCTTCTTGCCTTCTTCCTTCTTCTTGCCGCTGTGCCAGCATCCTCCCAGGATTTCTCTCCCTCTTTTCGGTGGATGGGAGATATCCGGATCCGCAGTGAAGTGGACATGCGCGATTGTAATCAGCGAACCCATGCAAATACCTACACGCTGTTGCGAACACGGCTGGGGCTCGAAGCGCGTCCGTTGGAGGATGTCCGCATTCTTATTCAGGCCCGTGATTCGCGGGTGTTCGGCCAGGAAACAAGCACTCTTTCCGATTCACGCAACCTCGACCTTCACCAAGGATACGTTGAGCTTACAAAGCTGTTTCTCGATGAACTGACGCTGCGTCTCGGCCGCCAGGAATTGTCGTACGGCAATGAGAGAATGGTCGGGACGGTTGGCTGGCATAACGTCGGCCGCGTATTTGACGGTGGTCTCGCCCGTTTCGATATTCCTTCATTCATGCTCGATCTCTTTGCGATGAACACCGGCGAGGTACAACCGTATGCACCGGTGGCAACTCCTCCGGCGGTGCAACCGGTGAGTGATGAGGGGAGCAATTTCTTCGGTTCGTATCTTTCAATAAAGAATATTCCCGAACACACAGTAAGCGGCTATCTTCTGTACGAATGGAACCGCTCGCTTTCGTCTGGTGCCACGGAACTGCAGCGTTTCACAGCCGGTTCGCACGTCAAAGGGAAGGCCAATGCTCTCGATTACGAATGTGAATTTGCCTATCAAGGGGGCAAGCGGCGGGCCACCAACATTTCGGCGTATATGTTGACAGGAGGAGTGGGATACTCGTTTGAAGGTTCCGTGTTCAGCCGCGTTGCGGCAGGTTATGAACTCCTGTCCGGATTATCGGGCGGAACGACGTACAAGTCGTTTGATCCCGCCTTTCATACGGGACATAAGTTCTACGGGTATATGGACTACTTCATCAACATCCCGGCACAGACGCTTGACCGCGGATTGACTGATCTGATGATCCGTTCCACCATCACGCCCTCCGAGAAACTCAGCCTGAACATTTGGTTCCACCATTTCGCCTACCATCAATCTATCGCGGGCCAACGCACCCTGGGTCAGGAAATCGATGTAGTGCTCACACTCCGCTACAACAGGAATGTCAATTTTGAAGTGGGCACTTCGGTATTCCTCCCGGCCTCGGCGATGCGCCAACGGTTTAACGGCAGCGATGCTGCATTCTGGGGATACCTTTTGACCATGGTAACGTTCTGA
- the nrfD gene encoding polysulfide reductase NrfD, with translation MAEVLSVLRKPLVLDNKSYADVTHDIAKPLERKTSTAWWAAFIISAGVLLIGAAAVAYQIMTGVGVWGLNNTVGWAFDITNFVFWIGIGHAGTLISAILFLFRQKWRTSVNRSAEAMTIFAVICAGIFPIIHTGRPWFAFWLVPYPNFRGPLWVNFRSPLEWDMFAISCYFTISLVFWYVGLIPDLATLRDRTTSTIKQKVYAFFSLGWNGSNRTWHRYEKVYLLLAGLATPLVVSVHTIVSWDFATSVIPGWHTTILPPYFVAGAVFSGFAMVLTLMLIVRKVNGLEAYITTHHIENMCKVILATGGIVGLAYATELFVAYYSANGYEQFAFINRALGPYGWTYWMMVGCNILATQFFWFKKLRTNVIWVFIISIIINVGMWFERFVIIMTSLTRDYLPASWASFTPTIIDLATLAGSFGLFFTLFLLFARFLPMVAIGEVKGVLHYGRNGKGGHA, from the coding sequence ATGGCTGAAGTCCTTTCCGTGTTGCGCAAGCCTCTCGTTCTCGACAACAAGTCGTACGCCGACGTCACACACGACATCGCGAAGCCTCTCGAAAGAAAAACCTCCACAGCATGGTGGGCAGCGTTCATCATTTCGGCCGGCGTGTTGCTGATCGGTGCTGCCGCCGTCGCCTATCAAATTATGACTGGTGTTGGTGTGTGGGGATTGAACAATACGGTAGGCTGGGCGTTCGATATCACCAACTTCGTTTTCTGGATCGGTATCGGGCATGCGGGCACACTGATCTCGGCTATTCTTTTTCTCTTCAGACAGAAATGGAGAACATCCGTCAACCGCTCTGCCGAAGCGATGACGATCTTCGCCGTGATCTGCGCCGGAATCTTCCCGATCATTCACACAGGAAGACCCTGGTTTGCATTCTGGCTTGTTCCCTATCCCAACTTCCGCGGGCCGTTGTGGGTTAACTTCCGGTCGCCGCTTGAGTGGGATATGTTTGCAATCAGCTGTTACTTCACCATCTCGCTCGTCTTTTGGTATGTGGGATTGATACCCGATCTCGCAACGCTGCGCGACAGAACAACATCAACCATCAAACAAAAAGTGTACGCCTTCTTCAGTCTGGGCTGGAACGGCTCCAACCGGACGTGGCATCGGTATGAGAAGGTCTATTTGCTGCTTGCCGGACTCGCAACCCCGCTTGTTGTTTCCGTGCATACAATCGTGAGTTGGGATTTTGCCACGTCGGTGATTCCCGGCTGGCATACAACAATTCTGCCCCCGTATTTTGTCGCCGGTGCCGTGTTCTCGGGCTTCGCAATGGTGTTGACGCTGATGCTGATTGTGAGAAAGGTAAATGGCTTGGAAGCCTATATCACCACACACCACATCGAGAACATGTGCAAGGTGATTCTCGCAACGGGAGGAATTGTCGGCTTGGCGTATGCGACGGAGCTGTTCGTCGCATACTACTCGGCGAACGGCTACGAGCAGTTTGCATTCATCAACCGTGCGCTGGGTCCGTACGGCTGGACGTACTGGATGATGGTGGGCTGCAATATTCTCGCGACACAATTCTTCTGGTTCAAGAAATTGAGAACGAATGTCATCTGGGTGTTCATCATCTCCATCATTATCAACGTCGGTATGTGGTTCGAGCGCTTTGTTATCATCATGACATCGCTGACGCGGGATTATCTGCCCGCAAGCTGGGCAAGCTTCACGCCCACGATTATTGATCTTGCAACACTTGCCGGAAGCTTCGGGTTGTTCTTCACACTCTTCCTCCTCTTCGCCCGCTTCCTTCCGATGGTTGCAATCGGTGAAGTAAAAGGGGTTCTCCACTACGGCCGCAACGGGAAAGGAGGTCACGCATGA
- a CDS encoding DUF3341 domain-containing protein, protein MSRRLLVSVFGSEHDIVAATKTARTRGYDIVDAYTPFAVHGLDIAQGIKPTRIAAVCLALGLTGAIAKLGFQIWTSAWDWPVNVGGKPLISLPAFVPVTFEVTVLFAGVGTVLAFLLRSKLLPGRKPKRLFEGVTNDKFVLVLTQTDAAFDVHTVREMFTPFHLLKMEEQVEAD, encoded by the coding sequence ATGAGCAGACGACTGCTGGTCAGCGTGTTCGGCAGCGAACACGATATCGTTGCAGCGACGAAGACGGCACGAACCCGCGGCTATGACATAGTAGATGCCTACACGCCGTTTGCCGTGCACGGACTTGACATCGCCCAAGGAATCAAGCCGACTCGCATTGCTGCAGTGTGTCTTGCGCTTGGCCTCACCGGAGCGATTGCGAAGCTCGGATTTCAAATCTGGACTTCGGCGTGGGATTGGCCTGTCAATGTCGGCGGGAAACCCCTGATTTCGCTTCCAGCGTTCGTACCTGTCACGTTTGAAGTGACGGTATTGTTCGCCGGAGTCGGAACAGTACTCGCGTTCCTGCTGCGCAGCAAGCTCCTTCCGGGCAGGAAGCCGAAGAGATTGTTCGAGGGAGTGACAAACGACAAATTCGTGCTTGTCCTGACACAAACGGACGCCGCGTTCGACGTGCACACCGTGCGTGAGATGTTCACACCGTTTCATCTACTGAAGATGGAAGAACAGGTGGAGGCCGACTGA
- a CDS encoding NarK family nitrate/nitrite MFS transporter produces MKKPELIDFSQERIRVLHYTWIAFFISFYVWFNMAPLATTMLREVNWLTPEHIKILAICNVALTIPARIIVGALIDKYGPRIVFSGLLVVMAIPTFIFAFGNSFLQLLVARLVLGMIGASFVIGIRMVSQWFPPKMIGRAEGFYAGWGNFGSAWAAMTLPWIALTVMEGWFGQTENGWRWALFVNGLVSLVYGFVYYFVVRDTPKGTRFVGTKKTQPMTVTSYGDLVQYLLWSFPLVGALGLLAWRIARIQLTNESGETHSLIPAEYLYIIYAGLIVVYIGHVIKTLQINLPILKKGVPEEERYSFNNVAALNTTYVANFGAELAVVSMLPAFFESTFSVGPEFAGIVASSFAFVNLFARPLGGLLSDTMKNRKLVMSIYMFGIALGFFGMGMIDSAWPIWIAVAITIMCSMFVQGAEGATFAIIPLINKRMTGQIAGMAGAFGNVGAVIYLVIYSLVDATTFFYILAGGAAFSFLYCLVFLKEPKGAFDEELDPHHIEEESTHHTTLGPVVSGEPVPVPIEVTSSTSGKRQ; encoded by the coding sequence ATGAAAAAGCCTGAACTGATCGACTTCTCGCAAGAGCGCATCCGTGTGCTGCACTATACTTGGATTGCCTTCTTCATCTCGTTCTACGTGTGGTTCAATATGGCGCCGCTGGCGACCACCATGTTGCGTGAAGTCAACTGGTTGACGCCTGAACACATCAAGATCCTTGCCATTTGCAATGTCGCGCTGACGATCCCCGCCCGCATCATCGTCGGGGCGTTGATTGACAAGTACGGGCCGCGCATCGTGTTTTCGGGGCTGCTTGTGGTGATGGCGATTCCGACATTCATCTTCGCGTTCGGCAACTCCTTCCTTCAGCTTCTTGTCGCCCGGCTCGTGCTCGGCATGATCGGCGCAAGTTTCGTTATCGGCATCCGGATGGTGTCACAATGGTTTCCTCCGAAAATGATCGGGCGGGCGGAAGGCTTTTATGCCGGATGGGGGAACTTCGGTTCGGCATGGGCCGCAATGACATTGCCGTGGATTGCCTTGACCGTGATGGAGGGATGGTTCGGACAGACAGAGAATGGGTGGCGATGGGCACTGTTCGTCAACGGCCTCGTGTCTCTTGTATACGGCTTCGTGTACTATTTTGTCGTGAGAGACACGCCGAAGGGAACGAGGTTCGTCGGAACGAAGAAGACCCAGCCGATGACCGTGACGTCGTACGGCGATCTTGTCCAGTATCTGCTTTGGTCATTCCCTCTCGTGGGGGCGCTCGGGCTGCTTGCGTGGCGTATCGCCCGCATTCAGTTGACCAACGAGTCCGGTGAGACGCACAGCCTGATCCCGGCGGAATACCTGTACATCATTTACGCAGGGCTGATCGTTGTGTACATCGGACACGTGATCAAGACACTCCAGATCAACCTCCCGATCCTGAAGAAAGGTGTGCCGGAAGAGGAACGCTATTCCTTCAACAACGTCGCAGCACTCAACACGACGTACGTCGCAAACTTTGGGGCGGAATTGGCCGTCGTCTCGATGCTGCCGGCGTTCTTCGAGAGCACGTTTTCCGTCGGGCCGGAATTTGCAGGCATTGTGGCCTCGTCATTCGCGTTTGTCAATCTTTTCGCCCGCCCGCTGGGGGGGTTGTTGTCGGACACTATGAAGAACCGCAAGCTTGTCATGAGCATCTACATGTTTGGTATCGCGCTCGGGTTCTTCGGAATGGGAATGATCGACTCAGCCTGGCCGATCTGGATTGCGGTTGCCATCACCATTATGTGTTCGATGTTTGTGCAGGGCGCGGAGGGGGCGACGTTCGCCATCATTCCCCTCATCAATAAGAGGATGACCGGCCAGATTGCGGGAATGGCGGGAGCGTTCGGCAACGTGGGAGCCGTGATCTATCTTGTTATCTACTCTCTGGTCGATGCGACAACCTTCTTCTACATCCTTGCGGGCGGAGCGGCGTTCAGCTTCCTGTACTGTCTCGTGTTCCTGAAAGAGCCGAAGGGGGCTTTCGATGAGGAACTCGATCCGCATCACATCGAGGAGGAGAGTACACATCACACGACTTTGGGACCAGTCGTTTCGGGAGAGCCTGTTCCGGTACCAATTGAAGTGACCTCCTCAACGTCAGGGAAACGGCAATGA
- a CDS encoding cytochrome c — MVIKIVNTVLLLLFIMLIATIFLVRRDYTTRNIEILPGMVAHTSYPSLAATSVFPDGKLLQPPVEGTIARGFPPISFSASEAEAKRAGEELQSPLVAADTLHDIQRGGKVYAAVCSPCHGAGGAGDGTVAQRGFPPPPSLFAENAMKMKNGQMFHVITFGQKNMPSLAAQVTRADRWHVIAYIRSLQTQQRSLAAGQP; from the coding sequence ATGGTTATCAAAATCGTCAATACTGTCCTGTTGTTGTTGTTCATAATGTTGATTGCGACTATTTTTCTCGTCCGGCGTGACTATACCACACGCAACATCGAGATACTTCCGGGGATGGTGGCACATACTTCGTATCCGTCACTTGCAGCAACAAGTGTCTTTCCCGACGGGAAGCTTCTGCAGCCGCCGGTGGAGGGAACAATAGCGCGCGGATTTCCGCCAATATCATTTTCGGCTTCCGAAGCCGAAGCAAAACGGGCAGGCGAGGAATTGCAAAGCCCGCTGGTCGCAGCCGACACCCTGCACGATATTCAGCGCGGTGGAAAAGTGTACGCCGCAGTGTGCTCCCCGTGCCATGGCGCCGGCGGAGCGGGTGACGGCACTGTCGCGCAGCGTGGATTCCCCCCTCCACCATCACTCTTTGCAGAGAATGCCATGAAGATGAAGAATGGACAAATGTTTCATGTGATAACATTCGGACAAAAGAACATGCCGTCCCTTGCCGCGCAGGTAACGCGTGCCGATCGATGGCATGTTATCGCGTACATCCGGTCGTTGCAAACACAGCAACGATCACTTGCAGCGGGGCAGCCATGA
- a CDS encoding NarK/NasA family nitrate transporter, with translation MRTASNTTYLDTWLPEDERFWEETGKKIAWRTLTITTVSLVLSFATWFMMSAIVVRLPQVGFTFDTMQLFWLAAMPGLAGGTLRIVHTFLIPIFGTRNVISVATLIKLIPCIGIGLAVMNPDTPFWIFMVLAFTAGFGGGDFSSYMPSTSIFFPKRLQGTALGIQAGIGNFGVSLTQFVTPWIIGFAMFGSLLGESRTMTKGGVSSEIWLQNAAFWYVPLLLIVGVVAWRYLRSVPIKATFREQLDIFKNKHTWFCTITYIMTFGSFSGLSAAFPLLIKTLYGGFPDAPDALTYAFLGPLVGSAARVAAGPLADKYGGAILTHLVGIGLIAGVAIMIGMGLLHPASIDQFPMFVVLMLVLFFLTGVGNASTFRQYPIIFSHSPRQAAGVIGWTAAVAAYGPFVFATLIGAVITNVGTPVPFFVGVGVFYVIATAINWWYYTRKGCEKPS, from the coding sequence ATGAGAACCGCATCCAACACGACGTATCTTGACACTTGGCTCCCGGAAGATGAACGATTCTGGGAAGAGACGGGGAAGAAGATTGCTTGGCGTACGCTCACGATCACGACGGTGAGCCTGGTTCTGTCGTTTGCCACATGGTTCATGATGAGCGCGATTGTTGTGCGGCTGCCGCAAGTCGGCTTCACGTTCGATACGATGCAGCTGTTCTGGCTGGCGGCTATGCCCGGTCTCGCCGGGGGAACTCTGCGCATCGTGCACACATTCCTCATCCCGATTTTCGGTACGCGCAATGTGATTTCTGTCGCAACTCTCATCAAACTCATTCCGTGCATCGGCATCGGGCTTGCGGTGATGAACCCGGATACGCCGTTCTGGATTTTCATGGTTCTTGCATTTACGGCGGGATTCGGCGGCGGCGACTTCTCTTCCTACATGCCGAGCACAAGTATCTTCTTCCCGAAGCGCCTGCAAGGCACGGCGTTGGGCATTCAAGCCGGCATTGGCAATTTCGGCGTCAGCCTGACACAATTTGTGACTCCCTGGATCATCGGCTTCGCAATGTTCGGGTCGCTGCTGGGCGAATCGCGCACAATGACAAAAGGAGGAGTATCAAGCGAAATCTGGCTGCAAAACGCCGCATTCTGGTACGTGCCCTTGCTCTTGATTGTCGGCGTGGTGGCGTGGCGCTATTTGCGGAGTGTGCCTATCAAAGCAACCTTCAGAGAGCAGCTCGATATTTTCAAGAATAAGCACACCTGGTTTTGTACGATCACGTACATCATGACGTTCGGATCGTTCTCGGGACTCTCCGCGGCGTTTCCTCTTCTGATCAAGACACTGTACGGAGGATTCCCTGACGCACCGGACGCGCTGACCTATGCGTTTCTCGGCCCGCTTGTCGGCTCAGCGGCGCGGGTAGCTGCCGGGCCGTTGGCGGACAAGTATGGCGGCGCTATACTCACTCATCTCGTCGGCATCGGCCTGATTGCCGGTGTTGCAATCATGATCGGGATGGGCCTGCTGCATCCGGCTTCGATCGATCAGTTCCCGATGTTTGTTGTGCTGATGTTAGTGTTGTTCTTCCTGACAGGGGTCGGGAATGCCTCGACCTTCCGGCAGTATCCGATTATCTTTTCCCATTCACCCCGGCAGGCCGCCGGCGTGATCGGATGGACCGCCGCAGTTGCCGCATACGGGCCGTTTGTGTTTGCAACATTGATCGGAGCCGTGATCACGAACGTCGGAACACCGGTGCCGTTCTTCGTTGGTGTCGGGGTATTCTATGTGATCGCCACCGCCATCAACTGGTGGTACTACACACGCAAAGGATGCGAGAAGCCAAGCTGA